The DNA segment AACCGAAGATCCTTTGCTAGGCATCCAACGAAAAGAAATCTACCATCAAAAAAGTTGTCCGTTAAACAAAGGCGATGTGGTTATTTTTTATACCGATGGGTTGGTAGAGTCCAAAATCAAAGGGAAAAAATCCTTTGGCACCGAAGGTCTTTTGAAAACAACGAAAATCCTATCGGACAAACAAGCCATCGAAATACAAAACGGCATTTTGAAAACTTGGAAGGATTTCACTAAAAATCCAATCCCTCAGGATGACATCACACTACTTGTTTTGAAAGTGACATGAAATAACTGCTATGTTAGTCTGATTTTGATGAAAAAAACACCTTCCATTCGCAATCGGCTTCAAGAACTTGGAGTGGCCGCCGTTTATCTTTTTGGATCAAGGGCACAGGACCTTCACCGTTCCGACAGCGATTTTGACATCGGAATTCTTCTGGAAAAAAGTCAAGACCCAGCTTTGCTGGGTCGCGAAGCAAACTCGAAGAGTTTGCGGAGTATAAATAAAAGCGGGGATATCTATCAGGATCTCTACGAGCTGTTCAGCGATTTCTACCGGACGATGTCCGATATCGACATCGTTTTTCTTCGGGAAACAACGGGGCAACTTCGCTATCATGTTGTCAAAAACGGAAAAATTCTATTCGACTTGAATCCTAAAATGAGACACCAATTTGAGGAACTCACCATTTTGGAGCATGCCGATTTTGAATCCCATCGCAAATTGTTTGAAAAGCATCTTTTGAACAGCATCCCATGAAACCATCACTCGACAAAGAAACCATTTTGGTACGCATGAGCGGCATTCAGGAAGAAGTGGCCCAATTGCAACTCTTGGGGCAGGAACCCTTTGATTCCTTTTCCAAAGGAGTCGGTTTCAAATTGGCTCAGTATCATCTTCACCGGGCACTGGAAGGAGTGTTCCATGTTGCCTCGCATATTTTGGCTCGTCTGCCCGGCGGTGCCAGAACGGGTACTTACAAAGAACTTGCCTTTGCCCTTGGCGAAAAGGGAATCGTCCCGCAGGATTTTGCCTCTCAAAAATTGGTAAAAATGGCCGGTTTTCGAAATCGTTTGGTCCATTTTTACGCCCAAATCACGCCAAAAGAAATTTACAATCTTTTGAATAACGATCTCGGAGATTTTGAAATTTTCCTTTCCAGCATCAAAAAAATTCTGCCATGACACTGTAGTATAATGAATTAACTTTTAGTATGTCATCCCCGCGAAGGCGGGGATCCAGAAAAACTGGCAAACAAATGGATTCCTGCCTTCGCAGGAATGACAGATGTCCTAATGAAAAGTTAATTTTCTATATGACCAAAATCGAAAAATATTTTGAGAGGCTTGCCGAAAAAGATTTTCGTTGTGATTTGGAACCGATGCGCCGGGTTTGTGAACTCTTCAACAACCCGCAGGTTCAATATCCCACAGTTCATATTGTCGGCACCAATGGCAAAGGATCTACCGCCGCTTTTTTAGAATCCATTCTTCGGGAAGCGGGATTGAAAACCGGTTTGATCACTTCGCCTCATCTTGTCGATCTCACCGAACGCATTCAAATCAACCGCGAATCAATTAACAGCAAGACACTCGACGCGCTTGTTGAGAAAGTTCGTCCACGGCTTCCCGAAGAAAATTTTTTAAGTTTTTTTGAGATGATAACCCTACTTGGGTTTCTTTATTTTTCCGAACAAAAAGTGGATATCGCAATTATCGAAGCAGGAATGGGAGGGCGTTTAGATGCCACCAATCTTTTAAAACCGAAACTAATTCTTGTAACGCCCATCTCTCTGGACCATCAAAATTATCTGGGAGAAACTCTCACGCAAATCGCTTTGTAAAAATGCGCCTATTTTAAACCCGGAGCCACCTTCATTAGCTCCCCTAAAACACCCGAAGTTGTCTCCATCATCAAAGAGTCCTGTCAAAAAATGGGTTTGACTCTGAAATGGATCCATCCATCAGCGATGATTCATCCCTTGGGACTTCACGGCCAGCACCAAAAAACAAACGCGGCGCTGGCTCTGTGCGCCGCGCAAGAACTGCTTCCTGAGATAAAATTAGAATCAGTTTTTGTGGAAGCTCTTCTTAAAACAAAATGGCCGGGGAGATTACAGTATA comes from the Deltaproteobacteria bacterium genome and includes:
- a CDS encoding DUF86 domain-containing protein; amino-acid sequence: MKPSLDKETILVRMSGIQEEVAQLQLLGQEPFDSFSKGVGFKLAQYHLHRALEGVFHVASHILARLPGGARTGTYKELAFALGEKGIVPQDFASQKLVKMAGFRNRLVHFYAQITPKEIYNLLNNDLGDFEIFLSSIKKILP
- a CDS encoding SpoIIE family protein phosphatase → TEDPLLGIQRKEIYHQKSCPLNKGDVVIFYTDGLVESKIKGKKSFGTEGLLKTTKILSDKQAIEIQNGILKTWKDFTKNPIPQDDITLLVLKVT
- a CDS encoding nucleotidyltransferase domain-containing protein, giving the protein MKKTPSIRNRLQELGVAAVYLFGSRAQDLHRSDSDFDIGILLEKSQDPALLGREANSKSLRSINKSGDIYQDLYELFSDFYRTMSDIDIVFLRETTGQLRYHVVKNGKILFDLNPKMRHQFEELTILEHADFESHRKLFEKHLLNSIP